A DNA window from Pseudomonas sp. GD03919 contains the following coding sequences:
- the ubiB gene encoding ubiquinone biosynthesis regulatory protein kinase UbiB, whose product MKLLAVRRLLRIQRVVIRYQLDEMLFELPLPFWLRALSWLLPWRWLPRKPLALSRGARLRLALEDLGPIFIKFGQLLSTRRDLLPPDIADELAHLQDRVPPFPEDQAIALIERQLGAPVSEVFARFDSQPLASASVAQVHAAQLKTGEEVVVKVVRPGLKPVIRQDLAWLFLIARIAERASADARRLHPVEVVSDYEKTIYDELDLLREAANASQLRRNFEGSPLLYVPQVYWDLCRHQVLVMERIYGIPVTDLATLADQRTDMKLLAERGVEIFFTQVFRDSFFHADMHPGNIFVSTRTPWSPQYIAIDCGIVGSLTDEDQDYLARNLLAFFKRDYRKVAQLHIDSGWVPAETKVNEFEAAIRTVCEPIFEKPLKDISFGQLLLRLFQTARRFNMEVQPQLVLLQKTLLNIEGLGRQLYPDLDLWSTAQPYLERWMRERISPLHLLRNLQQQAEQVPHLSQIARDTLERLQRSQQREEQRPNRDQWPLRLLGAALIGAGTLQGLAPLLAAWPAWLMVGGGLYLVLRR is encoded by the coding sequence ATGAAGCTGCTTGCCGTTCGCCGTCTGCTGCGCATCCAGCGCGTAGTGATCCGCTATCAACTGGACGAAATGCTCTTCGAGCTGCCGCTGCCCTTCTGGCTGCGCGCGCTGTCCTGGCTGCTGCCCTGGCGCTGGCTGCCGCGCAAGCCGCTGGCGCTGTCACGCGGCGCGCGCCTGCGCCTGGCCCTGGAGGATCTGGGGCCGATCTTCATCAAGTTCGGTCAGCTGCTCTCCACCCGTCGCGATCTGCTGCCACCGGACATCGCCGACGAACTGGCGCACCTGCAGGACCGCGTGCCGCCGTTCCCCGAGGATCAGGCGATCGCCCTGATCGAGCGCCAGCTCGGCGCGCCGGTGAGCGAAGTGTTCGCCCGCTTCGACAGCCAGCCGCTGGCCTCGGCCTCGGTGGCACAGGTGCATGCCGCGCAGCTCAAGACCGGCGAGGAAGTGGTGGTCAAGGTAGTACGCCCCGGCCTCAAGCCGGTGATCCGCCAGGACCTGGCCTGGCTGTTTCTGATCGCCCGCATCGCCGAAAGGGCCTCTGCCGATGCCCGCCGCCTGCATCCGGTGGAGGTGGTCAGCGACTACGAGAAGACAATCTACGACGAGCTCGACCTGCTGCGCGAGGCGGCCAACGCCAGCCAGCTACGGCGCAACTTCGAAGGTTCGCCACTGCTCTACGTGCCGCAGGTTTACTGGGACCTGTGCCGCCACCAGGTACTGGTCATGGAGCGCATCTACGGCATCCCAGTGACCGATCTGGCGACCCTGGCCGACCAGCGCACAGACATGAAGCTGCTGGCCGAACGCGGCGTGGAGATATTCTTCACCCAGGTGTTCCGCGACAGTTTCTTCCACGCCGACATGCACCCTGGCAATATCTTCGTCAGCACGCGCACGCCCTGGAGCCCACAGTACATCGCCATCGACTGCGGCATCGTCGGCAGCCTCACCGACGAGGACCAGGACTACCTGGCGCGCAACCTGCTGGCTTTCTTCAAGCGTGACTACCGCAAGGTCGCGCAGTTGCACATCGACTCGGGTTGGGTACCGGCAGAAACCAAGGTCAACGAATTCGAGGCGGCCATCCGCACCGTGTGCGAACCTATTTTCGAAAAGCCGCTGAAGGACATCTCTTTCGGCCAGCTGCTGCTGCGCCTGTTCCAGACCGCGCGTCGCTTCAACATGGAAGTGCAGCCGCAGCTGGTACTGCTGCAGAAGACCCTGCTTAATATCGAAGGCCTGGGCCGCCAGCTGTATCCGGATCTGGACCTGTGGAGCACTGCCCAGCCCTACCTCGAACGGTGGATGCGCGAGCGCATCAGCCCGCTGCACCTGCTACGCAACCTGCAGCAACAGGCCGAGCAGGTGCCGCACCTGTCGCAGATCGCCCGCGATACCCTGGAACGCCTGCAGAGATCGCAGCAACGAGAAGAACAGCGCCCCAACCGCGACCAATGGCCGCTGCGCCTGCTCGGCGCTGCACTGATCGGCGCCGGCACCCTTCAAGGCCTGGCACCGCTGCTGGCCGCCTGGCCCGCCTGGCTGATGGTCGGCGGCGGACTCTATCTGGTGCTGCGCCGATAG
- the hisI gene encoding phosphoribosyl-AMP cyclohydrolase: protein MNNWLDEIHWNEDGLVPAIAQDHQTGRILMMAWMNRESLALTVSEQRAIYWSRSRGKLWRKGEESGHVQKLHELRLDCDADVIVLMVEQLGGIACHTGRESCFYRVYENGSWKTVDAVLKDPHAIYAGHSHE, encoded by the coding sequence ATGAACAATTGGCTCGACGAAATCCACTGGAACGAAGACGGCCTGGTGCCGGCTATCGCCCAGGACCACCAGACCGGCCGCATCCTGATGATGGCCTGGATGAACCGTGAATCCCTCGCCCTCACCGTCAGCGAACAGCGCGCCATCTACTGGTCGCGATCACGCGGCAAACTGTGGCGCAAGGGCGAGGAATCCGGCCACGTGCAGAAGCTGCACGAGTTGCGCCTGGACTGCGACGCCGACGTGATCGTACTGATGGTCGAGCAACTGGGCGGCATCGCCTGCCACACCGGGCGCGAGAGCTGCTTCTATCGCGTGTACGAGAATGGCAGCTGGAAAACCGTCGACGCCGTGCTGAAAGATCCGCACGCCATCTATGCAGGACATAGCCATGAGTGA
- a CDS encoding phosphoribosyl-ATP diphosphatase: MSDTLSRLAEVLEARKGAAPDSSYVASLYHKGLNKILEKVGEESVETILAAKDAAASGDCKDLIYETADLWFHSLVMLAALGQHPQAVLDELDRRFGLSGHAEKAARPQSE, from the coding sequence ATGAGTGACACCCTGAGCCGACTGGCCGAAGTACTGGAAGCGCGCAAGGGTGCAGCGCCGGACAGTTCGTATGTCGCCAGCCTGTATCACAAGGGCCTGAACAAGATTCTGGAAAAGGTCGGCGAGGAATCGGTGGAAACCATCCTCGCCGCCAAGGACGCCGCCGCCAGCGGTGACTGCAAGGACCTGATCTACGAAACCGCCGATCTGTGGTTCCACAGCCTGGTCATGCTCGCCGCCCTCGGCCAGCATCCTCAGGCCGTGCTGGATGAACTGGATCGTCGTTTCGGCCTCTCCGGCCACGCGGAAAAAGCCGCGCGACCGCAATCCGAATAA
- the tatA gene encoding twin-arginine translocase TatA/TatE family subunit — MGFGGISIWQLLIILLIVVMLFGTKRLKNLGSDLGDAIKGFRKSMDNGEADKPAVEEPKGQTIDAQARKVEEPAKKD; from the coding sequence ATGGGTTTCGGCGGTATCAGCATCTGGCAACTCCTGATCATCCTGCTCATCGTGGTCATGCTGTTCGGCACCAAGCGCCTGAAGAATCTGGGCTCGGATCTGGGCGACGCGATCAAGGGCTTCCGCAAGTCGATGGACAACGGCGAAGCCGACAAACCGGCAGTCGAAGAGCCCAAGGGGCAGACCATCGACGCCCAGGCACGCAAGGTCGAAGAGCCGGCGAAGAAAGACTAA
- the tatB gene encoding Sec-independent protein translocase protein TatB, with the protein MFDIGFSELLLVGLVALVVLGPERLPGAVRTAGLWIGRIKRSFNSIKAEVEREIGADEIRRQLHNERILELEREMKAMKQDILDTTSLKPVNETSKPAETPQPAAQDKNPQP; encoded by the coding sequence ATGTTCGACATCGGTTTCAGCGAACTGCTGCTGGTCGGTCTGGTGGCCCTGGTGGTGCTCGGCCCCGAGCGCCTGCCGGGCGCGGTGCGCACTGCCGGCCTGTGGATCGGCCGGATCAAGCGCAGCTTCAACTCGATCAAGGCCGAGGTGGAACGCGAGATCGGCGCCGACGAGATCCGCCGCCAACTGCACAACGAGCGGATTCTCGAGCTGGAGCGGGAAATGAAGGCGATGAAGCAGGACATCCTCGACACCACCAGCCTCAAGCCGGTCAACGAGACCAGCAAGCCCGCCGAAACGCCCCAGCCCGCCGCCCAGGACAAGAATCCCCAGCCATGA
- the tatC gene encoding twin-arginine translocase subunit TatC, translating into MSKLPDADQEMPLVSHLTELRTRLLRCVVIILLIFAGLFYFAQDIYALVAAPLRAYLPEGATMIATGVASPFLTPFKLTLMCALFLGMPVILHQAWGFIAPGLYTHERRIAVPLLISSIFLFYAGMAFAYFVVFPIMFGFFASVTPQGVAMMTDIGQYLDFVLTLFFAFGVAFEIPIATFLVIWVGLIDVATLRKSRPYVIVGCFVVGMVLTPPDVFSQTLLAVPMWLLFESGLLAGALVKRKRDEEQAEEDAKPEDQPPAPLS; encoded by the coding sequence ATGAGCAAACTGCCGGACGCCGACCAGGAAATGCCCCTGGTCTCGCACCTGACCGAGCTGCGCACGCGCCTGCTGCGCTGCGTCGTGATCATCCTGCTGATCTTCGCCGGGTTGTTCTACTTCGCGCAGGACATCTACGCACTGGTCGCAGCGCCGCTACGTGCCTACCTGCCGGAAGGCGCGACAATGATCGCCACTGGCGTCGCCTCGCCCTTCCTCACGCCATTCAAGCTGACCCTGATGTGCGCGCTGTTTCTTGGCATGCCGGTGATCCTGCATCAGGCCTGGGGCTTCATCGCGCCGGGCCTGTATACCCACGAACGACGCATCGCGGTGCCGCTGCTGATCTCCAGCATCTTCCTGTTCTACGCCGGGATGGCCTTCGCCTACTTCGTGGTGTTCCCGATCATGTTCGGCTTTTTCGCCAGCGTGACCCCGCAAGGGGTGGCGATGATGACCGACATCGGTCAGTACCTGGATTTCGTCCTGACCTTGTTCTTCGCTTTCGGCGTGGCCTTCGAGATCCCCATCGCCACCTTCCTGGTGATCTGGGTCGGCTTGATCGACGTCGCCACGCTGCGCAAGAGCCGCCCCTATGTGATCGTGGGCTGCTTCGTGGTCGGCATGGTACTGACGCCGCCGGACGTGTTCTCGCAGACACTGCTGGCCGTACCGATGTGGCTGCTATTCGAAAGCGGCCTGCTGGCAGGCGCACTGGTCAAGCGCAAACGCGACGAGGAACAGGCCGAGGAAGACGCCAAGCCCGAAGACCAGCCCCCCGCACCACTGTCGTGA
- a CDS encoding 16S rRNA (uracil(1498)-N(3))-methyltransferase, translating into MNLLLLEDADFVGVDRVRLTGRRLKHLHEVHRAEAGDRLRVGRLGGMMGEGRLLALDAGQAELQVSLDQPPPAKLPLTLILALPRPKMLKRVLQTVSAMGVPRLVLVNSYRVEKSFWQTPFLKAEAIREQLILGLEQARDTVLPEVSIEKRFKPFVEDRLPALAAGTLGLTGHPGDHPACPRAVQEPVTLAIGPEGGWIPYEVELLREAAGLQPVQLGERILRVETAVPALLARLF; encoded by the coding sequence GTGAATCTGCTGCTGCTGGAAGACGCCGACTTCGTCGGCGTCGATCGGGTCCGCCTCACTGGCAGGCGCCTGAAGCATCTACATGAAGTGCATCGCGCCGAAGCGGGTGATCGTCTGCGCGTCGGCCGCCTTGGCGGGATGATGGGCGAAGGTCGACTGCTCGCGCTGGATGCCGGCCAGGCAGAGCTGCAGGTCAGCCTCGACCAACCTCCACCGGCCAAGCTGCCGTTGACGCTGATCCTCGCCCTGCCCCGCCCGAAGATGCTCAAGCGCGTGCTGCAAACTGTTAGCGCCATGGGCGTGCCGCGCCTGGTGCTGGTCAATAGCTATCGCGTGGAGAAGAGCTTCTGGCAGACGCCATTTCTCAAGGCAGAGGCCATTCGCGAACAGCTGATCCTAGGTCTGGAACAGGCGCGTGACACGGTGCTGCCCGAGGTGAGCATCGAGAAACGCTTCAAGCCCTTCGTCGAGGACCGCCTGCCGGCGTTGGCAGCCGGCACGCTTGGCCTGACCGGCCATCCCGGTGATCACCCAGCCTGCCCGCGTGCAGTACAGGAACCAGTGACCCTGGCCATCGGCCCGGAAGGTGGCTGGATTCCCTACGAAGTCGAGCTGCTGCGTGAAGCCGCAGGCCTGCAGCCGGTGCAACTCGGCGAGCGCATCTTGCGGGTGGAGACGGCGGTACCTGCATTGCTGGCCAGGTTGTTCTGA
- the dtd gene encoding D-aminoacyl-tRNA deacylase, with protein sequence MKLLIQRVSEARVEVEGEVVGRIDQGLLALVGIEPQDDQASLSRALHKLLNYRVFSDEAGKMNRSLTDVQGGLLLVSQFTLAADTKSGMRPSFSSAAPPAQGAALFDALVEMARVQHPQVATGRFGANMQVHLVNDGPVTFLLEV encoded by the coding sequence ATGAAGCTGTTGATCCAGCGCGTCAGTGAGGCGCGGGTGGAGGTGGAGGGGGAAGTGGTCGGCCGCATCGACCAGGGCCTGCTGGCGCTGGTCGGCATCGAGCCGCAGGACGATCAGGCCAGTCTGTCGCGCGCGCTGCACAAGCTGCTGAACTACCGCGTGTTCAGCGATGAAGCGGGCAAGATGAATCGCTCGCTGACGGACGTGCAAGGCGGGCTATTGTTGGTCTCGCAGTTCACCCTGGCAGCCGACACCAAGAGCGGCATGCGCCCCAGCTTCTCCAGCGCCGCGCCGCCAGCCCAGGGCGCTGCGCTGTTCGATGCTCTGGTGGAAATGGCCAGAGTCCAGCATCCGCAGGTCGCCACCGGACGCTTCGGCGCCAATATGCAGGTGCATCTGGTCAACGATGGGCCGGTGACATTTCTGCTCGAGGTGTGA
- the pip gene encoding prolyl aminopeptidase — MQTLYPEIKPYARHELAVEPPHVLYVDESGSADGLPVLFIHGGPGAGCDAASRRYFDPALYRIVTFDQRGCGRSTPHASLENNTTQALIGDIERIREHLGVDKFVLFGGSWGSTLALAYAQTHPQRVHGLILRGIFLCRPQEFSWFYQEGASRLFPDYWEDYVAPIPPEERGDLMQAFYKRLTGTDQIAQMHAAKAWSTWEGRTATLRPNTQVVERFSDAHRALSIARIECHYFVNDAFLEPNQLLRDMAKIAHLPGIIVHGRYDAICPLDNAWALHQAWPNSELQIIRDAGHSAAEPGITDALIRAAEQMARRLLNLPPEDA; from the coding sequence ATGCAGACTTTGTATCCGGAGATCAAACCCTACGCCCGCCATGAGCTGGCGGTCGAGCCGCCGCACGTGCTCTACGTCGACGAAAGCGGCTCGGCGGATGGGTTGCCGGTATTGTTCATCCATGGTGGCCCGGGTGCAGGCTGCGATGCTGCCAGCCGCCGCTATTTCGATCCGGCCCTGTATCGCATCGTTACCTTCGACCAGCGCGGCTGTGGCCGTTCCACACCTCACGCAAGCCTGGAGAACAACACCACCCAGGCGCTGATCGGTGATATCGAGCGGATTCGCGAACACCTGGGCGTCGACAAGTTTGTGTTGTTCGGCGGCTCCTGGGGTTCCACCTTGGCGTTGGCCTATGCGCAAACGCATCCGCAGCGCGTGCATGGGCTGATTCTGCGCGGCATCTTCCTGTGCCGGCCTCAGGAGTTCAGCTGGTTCTATCAGGAGGGCGCCAGCCGCCTGTTCCCCGATTACTGGGAGGACTACGTCGCGCCGATTCCACCGGAGGAGCGCGGCGACCTGATGCAGGCCTTCTACAAGCGCCTGACCGGTACCGATCAGATTGCCCAGATGCATGCAGCCAAGGCCTGGTCGACCTGGGAGGGACGCACCGCCACATTGCGCCCGAACACCCAGGTGGTGGAGCGTTTCAGCGATGCACACCGGGCGCTGTCAATCGCCCGGATCGAGTGTCACTACTTCGTCAACGATGCCTTTCTCGAACCGAACCAACTGCTTCGCGACATGGCGAAAATTGCCCACCTGCCGGGCATCATCGTGCACGGCCGCTACGACGCCATCTGCCCGCTGGACAACGCTTGGGCGCTGCATCAGGCCTGGCCCAACAGTGAGCTGCAGATCATCCGCGATGCCGGCCACTCGGCGGCGGAGCCCGGTATCACCGACGCGCTGATCCGGGCCGCTGAGCAGATGGCCCGCCGCCTGCTCAATCTGCCGCCGGAGGATGCATGA
- a CDS encoding lipocalin family protein, translating to MRSILIASAILALAGCANSGTGSVPKPPPQTMQVDLQRYQGTWYELARLPMFFQRNCVQSEAHYGLRDDGRIDVTNRCRDKDGEWIEAKGFAEPQVEGKTDKLWVRFDNWASKILPIKGDYWVIYRDEDYRVALVGHPQHKYLWLLSRTPEVDQQTRDKLLEIAREQGYVTSDLIWRLAD from the coding sequence ATGCGTTCGATCCTAATCGCCAGTGCCATTCTCGCCCTTGCCGGTTGCGCCAATTCCGGCACTGGCAGTGTTCCCAAACCGCCACCGCAGACCATGCAGGTCGATCTGCAGCGCTACCAGGGCACCTGGTACGAACTGGCACGCTTGCCGATGTTCTTCCAGCGCAACTGCGTGCAGTCCGAGGCGCACTATGGGCTGCGTGACGATGGCCGCATCGACGTGACCAACCGTTGCCGCGACAAGGACGGTGAGTGGATCGAGGCCAAGGGGTTTGCCGAGCCGCAGGTCGAAGGCAAGACCGACAAACTGTGGGTGCGCTTCGACAACTGGGCCAGCAAGATCCTGCCGATCAAGGGCGACTACTGGGTGATCTACCGCGACGAGGATTACCGTGTGGCGCTGGTTGGCCACCCGCAGCACAAGTACCTGTGGCTGCTGTCGCGCACCCCGGAAGTGGATCAGCAAACCCGTGACAAGCTGCTCGAAATCGCGCGCGAGCAGGGTTACGTGACCTCGGACCTGATCTGGCGCCTGGCTGACTGA
- the bamE gene encoding outer membrane protein assembly factor BamE domain-containing protein — translation MSMRIVALLACCLLAACSKVNQENYAKLKAGMSKQEVESLLGAPGECAGALGMSSCTWGDDKAYISVQYAGDKVMLFSGKGLK, via the coding sequence ATGTCGATGCGTATCGTCGCGTTGCTTGCCTGCTGTCTGCTTGCCGCGTGCAGCAAGGTCAATCAGGAAAACTACGCCAAGCTCAAAGCGGGCATGAGCAAGCAGGAGGTGGAGAGCCTGCTCGGTGCGCCGGGCGAGTGTGCCGGTGCGCTGGGCATGAGCAGTTGTACCTGGGGCGATGACAAGGCCTATATCAGCGTCCAGTATGCCGGGGACAAGGTCATGTTGTTCTCCGGCAAGGGACTCAAGTAA
- a CDS encoding class 1 fructose-bisphosphatase, giving the protein MSRVTLSRYLIEQTRSHNTPADLRFLIEVVARACKAISHQVSKGALGGVLGSLDSENVQGEVQKKLDVISNEILLEANEWGGHLAGMASEEMDNAYQIPGKYPKGAYLLVFDPLDGSSNIDVNVSVGTIFSVLRCPERNGETGDLGEEAFLQPGTQQVAAGYAIYGPQTMLMLTMGDGVKGFTLDRELGSFVLTHDTIKVPESTKEFAINMSNQRHWDAPVQRYVSELLAGETGPLGRNYNMRWIASMVADVHRILTRGGVFMYPRDGRDPSMPGKLRLMYEANPMAMIIEQAGGAATDGSQRILDIQPTSLHQRVPVFLGSKEEVLRITAYHRS; this is encoded by the coding sequence ATGTCCCGCGTCACCCTGAGCCGCTACCTGATCGAGCAGACTCGCAGCCACAATACCCCGGCCGACCTGCGTTTCCTTATCGAAGTCGTGGCACGGGCCTGCAAGGCGATCAGCCATCAGGTGTCCAAGGGCGCCCTCGGCGGCGTGCTGGGCAGCCTGGACAGCGAGAACGTGCAGGGCGAAGTGCAGAAGAAACTCGATGTGATCTCTAACGAGATCCTCCTCGAAGCCAACGAATGGGGCGGCCACCTGGCCGGCATGGCCTCCGAGGAAATGGACAACGCCTACCAGATCCCCGGCAAGTACCCGAAAGGCGCCTATCTGCTGGTATTCGACCCGCTGGACGGCTCCAGCAACATCGACGTCAACGTCTCGGTCGGCACCATCTTCTCGGTGCTGCGCTGCCCCGAGCGCAATGGCGAGACCGGTGATCTTGGCGAAGAAGCCTTCCTCCAGCCCGGCACCCAGCAGGTCGCCGCCGGCTATGCGATCTACGGCCCGCAGACCATGCTCATGCTGACCATGGGCGATGGCGTCAAGGGTTTCACCCTGGATCGTGAGCTGGGCAGCTTCGTGCTCACCCACGACACCATCAAGGTGCCGGAGTCGACCAAGGAATTCGCCATCAACATGTCCAACCAGCGCCACTGGGATGCGCCGGTGCAGCGCTACGTCTCCGAGCTGCTGGCCGGTGAGACCGGGCCGCTGGGGCGTAACTACAACATGCGCTGGATCGCCTCGATGGTGGCTGACGTGCACCGCATCCTCACCCGTGGTGGGGTGTTCATGTACCCGCGCGATGGACGTGATCCGTCGATGCCGGGCAAGCTGCGTCTGATGTACGAGGCCAACCCGATGGCGATGATCATCGAGCAGGCCGGTGGCGCTGCCACTGACGGCAGCCAGCGTATCCTCGATATCCAGCCCACTTCCCTGCACCAGCGCGTGCCGGTGTTCCTCGGCTCCAAGGAAGAAGTGCTGCGTATCACCGCCTACCACCGCAGCTGA
- a CDS encoding YkgJ family cysteine cluster protein has product MKPRLIAAAEIDRLETWAKYTPDMCHGCMSTCCTLPVEVRLNDLIRLELVDEFERSEPPKNIAKRLQKDGIVERFNQKSGIFTLTRMSNNDCLFLDRKTRLCTVYEKRPDTCRHHPKVGPRPGYCAYKPK; this is encoded by the coding sequence ATGAAGCCCCGCCTGATAGCCGCTGCAGAAATCGACCGCCTGGAAACCTGGGCCAAATACACCCCTGACATGTGCCATGGCTGCATGTCCACCTGTTGCACCCTGCCGGTGGAAGTGCGCCTGAACGACCTGATCCGCCTGGAACTGGTTGACGAGTTCGAGCGCAGCGAGCCGCCGAAGAACATCGCCAAACGCCTGCAAAAGGACGGCATCGTCGAGCGCTTCAATCAAAAGTCGGGCATCTTCACCCTGACGCGCATGTCCAACAACGACTGCCTGTTCCTCGACCGCAAGACGCGCCTGTGCACCGTCTACGAAAAACGTCCGGACACCTGCCGTCATCACCCCAAGGTCGGCCCACGGCCGGGGTATTGCGCGTACAAACCGAAATGA
- a CDS encoding dipeptidase translates to MSPAQLHADSIVIDGLIIAKWNRELFEDMRKGGLTAANCTVSVWEGFQATVNSIAASSKLIRENSDLVMPVRTTADIRKAKEQGKTGIIYGFQNAHAFEDQIGYVEVFKQLGVGIVQMCYNTQNLIGTGCYERDGGLSGFGREIVAEMNRVGIMCDLSHVGSKTSEEVILESKKPVCYSHCLPSGLKEHPRNKSDAELKFIADHGGFVGVTMFAPFLAKGIDSTIDDYAEAIEYVMNIVGEDAIGIGTDLTQGHGQDFFEYLTHDKGYARRLTNFGKIINPLGIRTVGEFPNLTETLLGRGHSERVVRKIMGENWVRVLKDVWGE, encoded by the coding sequence ATGAGCCCAGCGCAATTGCACGCCGACAGCATCGTCATCGACGGTCTGATCATCGCCAAGTGGAACCGTGAGCTGTTCGAGGACATGCGCAAGGGCGGCCTGACCGCCGCCAACTGCACCGTATCGGTGTGGGAAGGGTTCCAGGCCACCGTCAACAGCATCGCTGCCAGCAGCAAGCTGATCCGCGAGAACAGCGACCTGGTGATGCCGGTACGCACCACCGCCGACATCCGCAAGGCCAAGGAGCAGGGCAAGACCGGCATCATCTACGGCTTTCAGAACGCTCATGCGTTCGAGGACCAGATCGGCTACGTCGAGGTGTTCAAGCAGCTCGGCGTCGGCATCGTACAGATGTGCTACAACACCCAGAACCTGATCGGCACCGGCTGCTACGAGCGTGACGGCGGCCTGTCCGGCTTCGGCCGCGAGATCGTCGCCGAGATGAACCGCGTCGGCATCATGTGCGACCTGTCCCACGTTGGCAGCAAGACTTCCGAGGAAGTCATCCTCGAATCGAAGAAGCCGGTCTGCTACTCCCACTGCCTGCCCTCGGGCCTGAAAGAGCACCCGCGCAACAAGTCCGACGCCGAGCTGAAATTCATCGCCGACCATGGCGGCTTCGTTGGCGTGACCATGTTCGCGCCATTCCTGGCCAAGGGCATCGACTCGACCATCGACGACTACGCCGAAGCCATCGAGTACGTGATGAACATCGTCGGTGAAGATGCCATCGGCATCGGTACCGACTTAACCCAGGGCCACGGCCAGGACTTCTTCGAGTACCTGACCCACGACAAGGGCTACGCCCGTCGCCTGACCAACTTCGGCAAGATCATCAACCCGCTGGGTATCCGTACCGTCGGCGAATTCCCCAACCTCACCGAAACCCTGCTGGGGCGCGGCCATTCCGAGCGCGTGGTACGCAAGATCATGGGCGAGAACTGGGTGCGCGTACTGAAAGACGTCTGGGGCGAGTAA
- a CDS encoding DUF5943 domain-containing protein, translated as MATHAPEMPIEVDDETGVWTTDALPMLYVPRHFFVNNHMGIEEVLGAEKYAEILYKAGYKSAWHWCEKEAECHGISGAAVFEHYMKRLSQRGWGLFETQKLDLETGHAEVKLKHSAFVYVYGKVNRKVDYMFTGWFSGAIDQILAAKGRPIRTVTVQEYSGAEDGHDDGLFVTRPL; from the coding sequence ATGGCCACCCACGCCCCCGAAATGCCCATCGAAGTCGACGACGAAACCGGCGTCTGGACCACCGACGCCCTGCCGATGCTCTACGTGCCGCGCCACTTCTTCGTCAACAACCACATGGGCATCGAGGAAGTGCTCGGCGCCGAGAAGTACGCCGAGATCCTCTACAAGGCCGGCTACAAATCCGCCTGGCACTGGTGCGAGAAGGAAGCAGAGTGCCACGGCATTTCCGGCGCTGCGGTATTCGAGCACTACATGAAGCGCCTGTCGCAGCGCGGCTGGGGGCTGTTCGAAACGCAGAAGCTCGACCTGGAAACCGGCCATGCCGAGGTCAAGCTCAAGCATTCGGCCTTCGTTTACGTGTACGGCAAGGTGAATCGCAAGGTGGATTACATGTTCACCGGCTGGTTCTCCGGCGCCATCGACCAGATTCTCGCTGCCAAGGGCCGCCCGATCCGCACCGTCACCGTGCAGGAATACAGCGGCGCCGAAGACGGCCATGACGACGGCCTGTTCGTCACCCGGCCACTCTGA